One part of the Arabidopsis thaliana chromosome 4, partial sequence genome encodes these proteins:
- the ABCG30 gene encoding pleiotropic drug resistance 2: MLVKQIEDDNLRLLRKIRKRIDKVGIELPTVEVRFNNLSVEAECQVIHGKPIPTLWNTIKGLLSEFICSKKETKIGILKGVSGIVRPGRMTLLLGPPGCGKTTLLQALSGKFSDSVKVGGEVCYNGCSLSEFIPEKTSSYISQNDLHIPELSVRETLDFSACCQGIGSRMEIMKEISRMEKLQEIIPDPAVDAYMKATSVEGLKNNLQTDYILKILGLDICADTRVGDATRPGISGGEKRRLTTGELVVGPATTLFMDEISNGLDSSTTFQIVSCLQQLAHIAEATILISLLQPAPETFELFDDVILMGEGKIIYHAPRADICRFFEEFGFKCPERKGVADFLQEIMSKKDQEQYWCHRDKPYSYISVDSFINKFKESNLGLLLKEELSKPFNKSQTRKDGLCYKKYSLGKWEMLKACSRREFLLMKRNSFIYLFKSALLVFNALVTMTVFLQVGATTDSLHGNYLMGSLFTALFRLLADGLPELTLTISRLGVFCKQKDLYFYPAWAYAIPSIILKIPLSVLDSFIWTLLTYYVIGYSPEVKRFFLQFLILSTFNLSCVSMFRAIAAIFRTIIASTITGAISILVLSLFGGFVIPKSSMPAWLGWGFWLSPLSYAEIGLTANEFFSPRWSKVISSKTTAGEQMLDIRGLNFGRHSYWTAFGALVGFVLFFNALYVLALTYQNNPQRSRAIISHEKYSRPIEEDFKPCPKITSRAKTGKIILPFKPLTVTFQNVQYYIETPQGKTRQLLSDITGALKPGVLTSLMGVSGAGKTTLLDVLSGRKTRGIIKGEIKVGGYPKVQETFARVSGYCEQFDIHSPNITVEESLKYSAWLRLPYNIDSKTKNELVKEVLETVELDDIKDSVVGLPGISGLSIEQRKRLTIAVELVANPSIIFMDEPTTGLDARAAAIVMRAVKNVAETGRTVVCTIHQPSIDIFETFDELILMKNGGQLVYYGPPGQNSSKVIEYFESFSGLPKIQKNCNPATWILDITSKSAEEKLGIDFSQSYKDSTLYKQNKMVVEQLSSASLGSEALRFPSQFSQTAWVQLKACLWKQHYSYWRNPSHNITRIVFILLDSTLCGLLFWQKAEDINNQQDLISIFGSMYTLVVFPGMNNCAAVINFIAAERNVFYRERFARMYSSWAYSFSQVLIEVPYSLLQSLLCTIIVYPTIGYHMSVYKMFWSLYSIFCSLLIFNYSGMLMVALTPNIHMAVTLRSSFFSMLNLFAGFVIPKQKIPKWWIWMYYLSPTSWVLEGLLSSQYGDVDKEILVFGEKKRVSAFLEDYFGYKHESLAVVAFVLIAYPIIVATLFAFFMSKLSFQKK; this comes from the exons ATGCTCGTTAAACAAATCGAGGATGATAATCTCCGTTTACTCAGAAAAATAAGGAAGAGAATTGACAA AGTTGGTATAGAGTTGCCAACGGTGGAAGTGAGGTTCAATAACCTTTCTGTTGAGGCGGAATGCCAAGTAATTCATGGAAAGCCTATCCCAACTCTTTGGAATACTATCAAGGGCTTACTATCT GAGTTCATTTGTTCTAAGAAAGAAACCAAGATAGGCATCTTGAAAGGAGTGAGTGGAATCGTAAGGCCTGGAAG AATGACGTTGTTGCTCGGTCCTCCTGGTTGCGGTAAAACTACTCTGTTACAAGCACTTTCTGGAAAATTTTCCGATTCTGTAAAG GTTGGAGGAGAAGTATGTTACAATGGTTGCTCACTCTCAGAGTTTATTCCGGAGAAAACGTCGAGTTATATAAGTCAAAACGATCTGCATATTCCTGAGCTGAGTGTAAGAGAGACACTTGACTTCTCTGCGTGTTGTCAGGGCATCGGAAGCCGTATGG AAATTATGAAAGAGATCAGTAGAATGGAAAAACTCCAAGAAATCATTCCAGATCCTGCTGTAGATGCTTACATGAAG GCAACATCTGTTGAAggtttgaaaaacaatttgcAAACTGACTATATCCTAAAG ATCCTGGGACTCGATATCTGTGCAGATACAAGAGTTGGAGATGCCACGAGACCTGGAATATCTGGTGGCGAGAAGAGGAGGTTGACAACAG GGGAACTCGTTGTGGGTCCAGCTACCACCCTCTTTATGGATGAAATATCCAATGGTTTAGACAGCTCAACTACGTTCCAAATAGTGTCATGTCTCCAACAGTTGGCACATATAGCTGAAGCCACCATACTGATTTCACTTCTTCAGCCTGCACCAGAAACGTTTGAGCTTTTTGACGATGTGATTCTTATGGGGGAAGGAAAGATAATTTACCATGCTCCACGCGCTGATATCTGCAGATTCTTTGAAGAGTTTGGATTTAAGTGTCCAGAGAGAAAAGGCGTTGCTGACTTTCTCCAAGAG ATTATGTCGAAAAAGGACCAAGAACAATATTGGTGCCACAGAGACAAGCCCTACAGTTATATATCTGTTGATTCCTTCATTAATAAGTTTAAAGAATCAAATCTTGGGTTGCTGCTAAAGGAAGAACTGTCAAAGCCGTTTAATAAGTCCCAGACTCGCAAGGATGgtttatgttataaaaaatattcactGGGTAAGTGGGAGATGCTTAAAGCTTGCTCAAGGAGAGAATTTCTTTTAATGAAACGGAATTCTTTCATTTACTTGTTCAAATCTGCACTG TTAGTTTTTAATGCGTTAGTCACAATGACCGTTTTTCTACAAGTTGGTGCGACGACGGATTCTCTTCATGGGAATTATCTGATGGGTTCTCTATTCACTGCTCTCTTTAGACTTCTTGCCGATGGGCTTCCAGAACTCACTCTTACTATCTCCAGACTTGGTGTGTTCTGCAAACAGAAAGATTTGTACTTCTATCCTGCTTGGGCATATGCGATTCCTTCAATTATCTTAAAGATACCTCTATCGGTTCTCGATTCATTCATCTGGACATTACTGACATATTATGTCATTGGTTACAGCCCCGAGGTCAAAAG GTTCTTCCTGCAGTTCCTTATCTTATCTACATTCAACCTTTCTTGTGTATCAATGTTTCGCGCTATTGCGGCAATCTTTCGCACAATTATTGCTTCCACAATCACTGGAGCTATTTCCATATTGGTTCTCTCATTATTTGGTGGCTTCGTTATTCCAAAAT CATCAATGCCTGCTTGGCTGGGATGGGGATTCTGGCTTTCTCCCTTGTCATATGCCGAGATTGGTCTAACCGCAAATGAATTTTTCTCTCCACGATGGAGCAAG GTAATCTCTAGCAAGACTACGGCTGGGGAACAAATGTTAGATATTCGTGGGTTGAATTTCGGTAGGCACTCTTACTGGACAGCTTTTGGTGCTTTAGTCGGCTTTGTCTTGTTTTTCAATGCCCTCTACGTGTTGGCCCTAACGTATCAGAATA ATCCCCAAAGATCCCGTGCTATCATCTCACATGAAAAGTACTCTCGGCCCAtagaagaagattttaaaCCCTGCCCTAAAATCACTTCTCGAGCTAAAACAG GAAAAATTATCTTGCCTTTTAAGCCACTCACTGTCACATTTCAAAACGTGCAGTATTATATTGAAACTCCTCAG GGAAAGACGCGACAACTTCTCTCTGATATAACAGGCGCGTTGAAGCCCGGAGTTCTCACATCTCTGATGGGTGTCAGTGGAGCAGGGAAAACGACTCTTCTTGATGTCCTTTCGGGAAGAAAAACTCGCGGTATCATCAAAGGAGAGATCAAAGTAGGCGGGTATCCTAAGGTTCAAGAAACATTTGCACGAGTATCAGGTTACTGTGAACAGTTTGATATTCATTCTCCTAATATAACTGTGGAAGAGTCTTTGAAATATTCTGCATGGCTTCGACTCCCCTATAACATAgattcaaagacaaagaac GAACTCGTCAAAGAAGTCCTCGAGACAGTTGAGCTTGATGACATCAAAGATTCCGTGGTGGGACTTCCGGGAATAAGTGGTTTATCTATAGAACAACGCAAAAGGCTGACTATAGCCGTGGAGCTTGTTGCTAACCCTTCCATCATATTTATGGATGAACCTACCACAGGGCTGGACGCAAGAGCCGCCGCCATTGTTATGAGAGCTGTCAAAAATGTTGCTGAGACTGGGAGAACGGTTGTTTGCACGATCCACCAGCCGAGCATAGATATCTTTGAGACATTTGATGAG CTGATCCTAATGAAAAATGGGGGACAGCTTGTCTACTATGGTCCTCCTGGACAGAATTCAAGTAAGGTTATCGAATACTTCGAG AGCTTCTCTGGACTTCCCAAGATCCAAAAGAATTGTAATCCAGCCACTTGGATCTTAGATATTACTAGTAAATCTGCAGAGGAAAAACTTGGAATAGATTTTTCACAATCATACAAGGATTCAACTCTGTATAA GCAGAACAAAATGGTGGTTGAGCAACTGAGTTCTGCGTCTCTGGGATCAGAAGCTTTGAGGTTTCCTTCGCAATTTTCACAAACAGCTTGGGTGCAACTAAAGGCTTGCCTTTGGAAACAACATTACTCGTATTGGAGAAACCCTTCACACAATATAACTCGCATAGTCTTCATATTGCTCGATTCTACGTTATGTGGCCTTCTCTTCTGGCAAAAAGCTGAGGACAT AAATAATCAGCAAGATCTTATCAGCATATTTGGATCCATGTACACTCTAGTAGTCTTCCCGGGAATGAACAACTGTGCGGCAGTGATAAACTTCATTGCAGCCGAACGCAATGTTTTCTACCGTGAAAGGTTTGCACGGATGTACTCCTCATGGGCGTATTCATTTTCTCAG GTCCTAATTGAGGTTCCATACTCACTACTCCAGTCCCTACTATGTACGATAATTGTATATCCTACGATCGGCTACCATATGTCCGTTTACAAGATGTTTTGGAGCTTGTACAGCATCTTCTGCTCGTTACTCATCTTCAACTACAGTGGGATGCTTATGGTTGCTTTGACGCCAAACATTCACATGGCAGTGACTCTACGCTCATCTTTTTTCTCCATGTTAAATCTGTTTGCTGGCTTTGTCATTCCAAAACAG AAAATCCCAAAATGGTGGATATGGATGTACTACCTGAGCCCGACATCATGGGTGTTGGAAGGATTACTGAGTTCGCAATATGGAGATGTCGACAAAGAGATATTAGTatttggagagaagaagagagtttcaGCTTTCTTGGAGGATTACTTTGGTTACAAACATGAATCATTGGCTGTTGTGGCGTTTGTTCTCATCGCTTATCCCATTATCGTGGCAACTCTTTTTGCCTTCTTCATGAGCAAACTCAGTTTCCAAAAGAAATAG